The genomic region ttcttcattttaaatccgttttgagtgaatcaaattgctatggtttcatattgaactctattttatgaatctaaacagaaaagtataggtttatagtcggaaaaataagttacaagtcatttttgtaaaggtagtcatttcagtcgaaagaacgacgtctagatgaccattttagaaaacatacttccactttgagtttaaccataatttttggatatagtttcatgttcataataaaaatcattttctcagaataaaaacttttaaatcaaagtttatcatagtttttaattaactaacccaaaacagcccgcggtgttactacgacggcgtaaatccggttttacggtgtttttcgtgtttccaggttttaaatcattaagttagcatatcatatagatatataacatgtgtttagttgattttaaaagtcaagttagaaggattaacttttgtttgcgaacaagtttagaattaactaaactatgttctagtgattacaagtttaaaccttcgaataagatagttttatatgtatgaatcgaatgatgttatgaacatcattactaccttaagttccttggatgaacctactggaaaagagaaaaatggatctagcttcaatggatccttggatggctcaaagttcttgaagcaaaatcatgacacgaaaacaagttcaagtaagatcatcacttgaaataagattgttatagttatagaaattgtaccaaagtttgaatatgattattaccttgtattagaatgataacctactgtaagaaacaaagatttcttgaggttggatgatcaccttacaagattggaagtgagctagcaaacttgaaagtattcttgattttatgaaactagaacttttggaatttatgaagaacacttagaacttgaagatagaacttgagagagatcaattagatgaataaaattgaagaatgaaagtgtttgtaggtgtttttggtcgttggtgtatggattagatataaaggatatgtaattttgttttcatgtaaataagtcatgaatgattactcatatttttgtaattttatgagatatttcatgctagttgtcaaatgatggttcccacatgtgttaggtgactcacatgggctgctaagagctgatcattggagtgtatataccaatagtacatacatctaaaagctgtgtattgtacgagtacgaatacgggtgcatacgagtagaattgttgatgaaactgaacgaggatgtaattgtaagcatttttgttaagtagaagtattttgataagtgtcttgaagtctttcaaaagtgtatgaatacatattaaaacactagatgtatatacattttaactgagtcgttaagtcatcgttagtcgttacatgtaaatgttgttttgaaacctttaggttaacgatcttgttaaatgttgttaacccaatgtttataatatcaaaatagattttaaattattatattatcatgatattatgatgtacgaatatctcttaatatgatatatatacattaaatgtcgttacaacgataatcgttacatatatgtctcgtttcaaaatcattaagttagtagtcttgtttttacatatgtagttcattgttaatatacttaatgatatgtttacatatcataatatcatgttaactatatatataaccatatatatgtcatcatatagtttttacaagttttaacgttcgtgaatcaccggtcaacttgggtggtcaattgtctatatgaaacctatttcaattaatcaagtcttaacaagtttgattgcttaacatgttggaaacatttaatcatgtaaatatcaatctcaattaatatatataaacatagaaaagttcgggtcactacattgggtttgcttggggactagtgctttacagattgctttatacttttgattaggattgggtagcgttctcAATcatcatgctcggttttggttgtaaaGTGAACTAGTCGGATCATGAATTATATTTTGGATACGTCAAATGGGTCCCGGTTTGCATTCCCGTTTTGTAAACTTAATTTATATATTGTATGTTTTAAAGGTGTTTAAACTTATCATTGTAATGATGATGTTTTCGGAAACGTACATGGACCAATGTtgcatatattattatgataaaaagaaaaaataaatttactcgggttgaatacgggttgggttgtttcacaaaccctaaccaaaaaatcataaattcaacaatcatgttaatggagttttccaagtcaacctacacatcaaattgaagctagtgatgctagtaacacatttaatacatgcactttaacattttaacaacatttaatcaaccaaatctcaagatcaaactagtcatttttcaagtttacgctagttacaccaaaatgacaagaacaagtaaataaatcacatattcatgttagacttgagccatagacactaattaacacacttttaagttaaaaacactaagaacatgaaatctagagtttttagaaattacccaaaagagatgaaattggtatggaattgaagaggaagatacagggattccaaatatgtaatttgttttgatgttggcttgctagatcgaatttagatgatgaatctttgatttgggtGTTCGAGAGCAAAAAGTGGAAGTATCAAGTTGGGGAggtgaatgagtggaggaggatggggcttgactagttgacctagtcaactagtttggccccttggcgagtttagtccctcgATTTttaaaacgggtgcgtgaattaactaaacgaattaCCTTAAATGCGCTAGAGTAaacaagagatgttataattaataacggacttaaaataaataaacggaaaaagacgggttgTTACATTTGGGTCCATAAATTCCCAACAGGAAGGGCTGCGTACATTAGAGTATGGGTCGGATTACTCGACctcccgggtaacccgaacaggaAAAACCTTCTACCTATTACCTTTTATCTTTTacctttgtttatatatatatatatatatatatatattatgatactGTTAAACAATCTAATAATACCATATAGAGCCTCAACCTAACTTATTTTATAACTGACAGCATATTCGGTATAATCTCCATTATATGCAGTTTTTTGACTTTTCACTTGAACTAAATTATCATACTTTAAGACACTATTAGATGTTTCATCATGGTGACAATAGCAATACGTTAAGTGCTCAAGCAGATTTTGGTTAGTATTTCTTTTTTTTGTTGTATCAAAATTTGATGCCCATTTAGCTTTTCCTTTAGGTGGGTTAAACAGTCTTTAAACTTCAATAGTTAAGTGCTTAGACAGTAGGATAAAAATCAAAATTTTACCTTCTAAAATAAGATTTGTTTAACGACAACCCTTAAGGTTTAAGATTGTTGTTAAGGTGTAGAAAAACTATTGCACAAATCTTTAACTGGCACTTTAAGTCAATATGCAGAGTGTGTTTTGATGGACACAGTGGGCTAACCTGGCCGAAGGGGAGTACTAGACTCTTTTTAGTCATCAAACAATGTCTTTAGAACAAACATTTGTTAAATTTCAATAGTCAATTGGTTAGGCTGCGTAAGGGTAGCCTCAACAgagaaaacctaaaacgttttcgGTTTTTAAATGGTTGGATAAGTTAAGGAGCAACATCCATaaacaaaattaatattataacaaacaaTGAGATATGACCACTTCAACTCATTAACTTATATATTTGACATCAAACACCACTGATTGAGGTTAAACACCACTGATTAAGGTTAAACACCACATGATTGAGGTTAAACACCACATGGTTGAGGTTAGAAAAATATTTTCTGCATCTATATATAAACACCACATGATTGAGGTTATTCATctcagcaactacaacaataataatagattTCTCACAGTAATAAAGACAGATTTGGAGTGAGATATGGTTAAGAAGAGAAAACAAGTTACAGATCAAGAACACAGTTCTGAAATAAGCTTCACTCTGAATGGGATAGTGAGTGAAGCAGTGCTAACTTTCGGTGGCCCCCACCAAACTAGGAAGAAATATTTAGGGGTCCGACAGCGTCCATCTGGCAGATGGGTCGCTGAAATCAAAGACACCATACAAAAAGTTAGAGTATGGTTAGGCACTTTTGACACTGCTGAGCAAGCCGCTCGAGCCTATGATGAGGCCGCTCGGTTACTACGAGGAGCCAACACTCGCACGAATTTCCGGCCTTCTTCTCAACCGTTTTCAACCAAATCTAAAATTACTAGCCTTATTCTTCACAGGCTTGAGGCCAGGAACAATTCTGTAGCTGCAGTCACTTCACTACAGACTACTCTTAAGCGTGCTGTCAATCATAATGCTGATGTGGCAAAGCCCGAGGAAATCGGAGAAAACAAGCTGAATTTTTCAGATACATGCAACACGAGTGATCGTTACAGCAACACGGTCTATGAGTCGTCTGTACCAATTCAAGTGGATAGATCTGATGATAATAAGGTAGCTTCATGTTCAGGTGGAGATACAAGTGGTAGAAGCGAAATGGAAGaagctgaagaagaagaagaagaagctgaagaagaagaagaagaagaagaagaagcagcaGCAGAAGGGTTTAATTTAAACATCACTGATAAAATTGGATCAGTTTGTAACTTTTCTCCATTTGAAATGGCTCAAGAAATAGCATTTGACCCGGTTCAAGATGGGAAAGAAGAGCCATTGACAATAAGTGAATCAATGAGAAGAATGCAATACGAACGCAAGTTCTCCGCTTCTCTTTACGCTTATCATGGTATAACAGAGTGCTTAGGGCGAAAATTTGGACCATGAGGGTCCATAATGCAAAGTAGCCGAAAAGGATGTAGTAGTAATGTTTCCACTTCGACTTATGTTATTGATTCAGAATTATCTCTATGGGGCTCACTTGATGTTCCTACCATATGGAATGTTAACCAGAGCTCCATCTTAAGCACTTCTAACTTTATATTGCTTTCTACATTTTAAGCATTCATATTGTTAATGATTCTAGTTGTGAAAATAGAGACAGTGAAGAATGCATATCATTGTTATATTCATTAGGAATAAGATATTATGTCTACATTGCACTCTCCTATACCTATGGTTGCAAACGACGTCCGTTACGATGGCCTTTGCGCCATTTTGGTGACTAGCCCATCTCGACCGTCTCGACGTCTAGTAAGTAGGTCAACGGTCAAAAGCCGGGTCAAAGGCGGGAAAGGTTGAGTCAACGCCGATTAATAGTCAAAAATTCGGTTAAAGTCTGTTAAATCAATCAAAAATGACGTAGTTTAGTATTactttttgtattatattaacgctaatagtgATTATAAGTATAAAATGGTAAACGAAAGTTTTTGACTTTAAAGTGTGTGTGTATTTAAAAGTCAACGCTAGTCAACGTCCGTCTCAACCCCGTCTCGACCCCATCTTTACCCTTTAAGGTCCCGACCGTTTTAACCCCGTCTCATGCCTTTTTCAACTTTGCATATACCTCACATTTATGGCATTTGATATGTGGTTTGTCAAAGGTTGAATTATCAGTGGAGTCTTTTCCCTTCAATTTGGTTTTCTACAATTATATAAAAAAGGTTTTGGGACACAGTTATGTAAAAGTGTAACTTTTTATATTACAACATTCCCTTGGTCTTCACAGCTGTGAAAGACCAAGTCTCAGATCTTAGCCAACAACTAGGTCAATATTACTTATTAAGGGCTAGCCAAAGTCCTACGGGTTTTTATGAATTCTAATACTCCGTAGTACATTGGATTGGGGTagcattatatatttatatagcaACAATTATCAATTAGGAAGGGGGAGCCAGAGTATTGTGTTACTGGTTGcacaaaataaatataataaatatcaatatcaaaattGAACCTTATAAGGTATAATAGaaatagattaataatattatacaGTATCTTCTTTTCAACAACCAAAATTAACTAGCCACCCTCTCTAACAAAATGCTTGAGGGGAAAAAATTACAGAGACTTTATAAGCCAATCGTTCTGAGATACATTACATTTTTCTCTACTAAAAAAACCACGAAAATGAAATACTACAAATAGAATCAAATAAAAGAGCTTTCTTCATGTCTTCGCCGGGGAATACTACGTTGTTTCTGAATATCCAAATATTCCATAGAAGGGCcgcatgtaacaaccctgctttttccgtcacttccgttaactttctgttagtttatttaacggcgattacttgacgtttatgtgtttatgtataatacatacatacttgatccttggagggttacgaaaattaatatgtgttaatattaatttgaaaatatatttcggataaagaaatacgataaaaacgttacggttttgataactgcttgtTGAGCAACGAAacactcgggtttattttaataattattttaataattattaactttttaaaatatttaatttattgggtttttactAAATTAAACGAtcggttgcgttttaacgatcggcttagcgtttcgggccttcggtacgtctaaacggcacttgaaacggaccacgaatatACGTAAATGGACTAACGAACCCAGGAAACCCATCACTTGGGCCAATCAGCCGAATGGGTCACCACCCCACCCCACTTGTTGATTGTTGGGCTTATTTTGTGGTCACTAGTGTCATTAAGCCTAATTATAAACTAACTAGTAAACCTAATACTACCCTAATCTCCACTTCTCTATTCAGTCGATTAAACCGATCCCCTCCCTCCCTCTGCTGACGTTGACCTTCatcaccattaccaccatcaaaaaTTTAATTTTTGCTCAAGCTTTGAACATCAAACTTGTAATCCTCGTTGTCCTCTACGCGTGTGTGTTGTTAATTtcacgatcaaaggtataattgcataaaccctaacttttaaaatctgaattttattaGTGTTTCATAGTCtttgttgtctattgctcaagtcttgacgtGTGGTTAATGTTAGATGCGTTAATTTGTCCGATTTGATCGATTTAcatgaaaaccgaatttgattcttgtgtgtacagaaaattgactttgttaaatgttaattattatgatgtATTTAAAATCCTCATgcgaaactattgattttaggctttggattcacttgatttTGTTTCCGTATGATCAAGTTAtgccaatttgaattatcgttgtgtttttgttgcttgatcagaaatctggaattgatAGGTTATGAATTGGCTTGTGAATTTATTACCATTGGATATATGATTCAATAatactcagtttacactaggatattATGTCATCTGCTTGAGTAAAACTTAAGATATGCCTAAACGAATGAAAATATGGATTTTTTCAGCACATGCATGAAAACATACTTGTATGCTAAAATGTATTGATTTCTGTGATGAGAGCTTTGTATATATGTAATCTACACAAAAAGTTCTTCACTTTTCATGTATATATcatggtctaattgtatctagatcttcggataattgcatgcgaatgtgactagctaaactaagatcgaatctgcaacttgctctctgatttgtactctgtggtttgtgttttgtgAATTAATATGAATGCTTATGGGatatgaatctttatatgttatgtgaTATATGGATAACTTGTTGCAACCTCTAAAACCTTATACATTGTGCACATTAGGGCCATAGTTTTGatgacttctgaattgagctgaaaacagAACCTCCAActtgattgaataaactgtactAATTGGCTAAACTAAAGTTTCTCATTTTCGGATATATGATAGTTTTACttttccttgaaccatggccattgACCTTGCAttaatttcatgtccctagctcctgTATAGCCGATATGAAAACAGTGCGAGGTCAGAAACTGATTTGacaaaccataaatgtaccccttctgattcccgacttatgagaccctggctggactttctggaatcgattttgagtctaattgtgatctggagttttccatgttataATGAATTTTTTGTTATGAGTTATTAtgcgaagtttgctacatgtacataaacgttttgcatgacgataaactgtgatcgtgtaattgaccatttatgatctaaaatgtgttgtttgacttaggtttgacatgttgactagcttttgacatgaacctactgatgttgactttagctgactactttgaccaagttttacttttggtttgactttggttgactttgttgacttgcatgaactagttgactatgtgttaacttttactttgaaacgtgtcgagtcgagcaataagacaacttactctatgaaaccacatTTATATAAGAttatatgttgaccaacctaaatacgtatacttaggttgcacttCTCGGTACTAAATCGcacaagttaattgtccacttttcaatccgagctttattcaaaggtgagtctacagtccagctttttacatgtttttagagatgagaatacacgctgttgtacttacattttcaaatgcttttatgttgacacgagtacttattatacatattgagtttgatcacaaagcccctagcttgaatgcTTTATTACCAtctggtaagcacaatttagatggacggatctgttaggttgacaacctcacctgtaacaaccctgatttttccgttacttccgttaaccttccgttagtttatttaacggcgattatttaacttttatgcgtttacgtgtattaaatgcgtatttGATCTTTGGacggtttcaataattaatatgggttgatattaattcaaataaatatttcggataatgaaatacgataaaaacaatacgattttgataatagctttttgagcaacgaaacgctctggtttattttaataattaattttattaattattaactttttaaaatatttaatttattgggtttttaataaattaaacaattggttgcgtttaacgatcgggttagcgttccgggccttcggtacgactaaacggcacttaaaacggaccacgattacacgggattgcaaaacgagagcccgggaaccccataGAGGGCCCCATTCTGCCGAAACCCCCTCCTCacccccttttatgtttaattttgatTACTTGAGGGACTTATGTGTTAATTAGGGAATTAGGGCTAAATATATAAGGCTTGTGTAAACCTAAACTGTATAATCTGTccccattattttttttttttttggtcgatCTCTCCTCCTCTCCCTCTCTTGGCCATCGCccaactcacacacacacacactcaaactcaatttttgattaaacctcaagaacaaacgttgcaattctcgatctcctctacgcgttgatataattcttttagcgatctaaggtataattgcataaaccctaattcttaaagtctgatttttataagagtttcatagttatgttgttaattgctcaagtctatacgcgtacgtgttaatcgttatcgttattttgattgtttgatgcgctggggtttaaaaacgaatttgtatttgtttgatcagaaaaattaagtttttcaaatgttaattattatgttatattcagattccttgcaaaaaactattgagtttaggctttggattcgcttgatttcgtttccgtatgattaagttatgtcgatttgaaatatcgttgtgtttttgttgcttgatcagaaatctggtattgatagacaatgaattggcatTTCAGACTTATacaactggaaatataatttaaaaacactcaatttagactaggatatcatgtcgtttgcttatgtatagcccgagatatgctagacttagtgtaaaagtagttttatacagcacttgcatgaaaataaccttgtatggtcaaatgtgttaacttctgtgattaaatcttttaatatttgaaaagtagacaaaaagtacttcatctttcatgttgatatcataggctaattgtatctagatctccggataatcgcgtgcgaatgtgactaactaaatgagaatcgaatctgcaaattgctcacggttttgtactctgtggattgtgtgaattgcatgagcatgtatgcttctggaaaatgaaacctaacatgatatgtgacttatttttagtttatgtcaatctctgaaaccttattcattgggcacaatagagccatactttatgtgaattctgatttgagctgaaaactgaatgttcaacttgcacgaataaactatacaaattggctaaacaaaagttgctagatttttgatatgtgttactttgatttgtccttgaactatggccactggtcttgtatcaatttcatgttcctaactccggttatagccaaaatgaaatcagtgcacggtcagaaactgacttggcaaaccccaaatgtatcccttctgattcctgacttttaattgtcgtatgagtccctggctggactttttagaattgattttaagtatatttatgatctggagtttttcatatttacttgaattttgtactatgagataatgtgctaagtatgctacgtgttcataaactttgtgcatgacgataaactgaaattgtgaaaatgatcattcatgacctaaaacgtattgtttgacttaggtatgACATGTTGacaaatatttgacatgaacctactgatgttgactttatttgaccacattgaccaagtttgactttcggtttgacttcggttgactttgtttgacttgcatgatatagttgacttttactttgaaacgcgtcgattcgagcaataagacaacgtacactatgaaaccacacttatttaagatacatatattgaccaacctacatacgtatacttaggttgcattactcggctataaaccgtataagttaattgttcacttttcaatccgagctttattcaaaggtgagtctacagtcccactttttacatattttcagggatgagaatacacgctgttatatttacattttcaaatactttgtattgacatgagtactacacatatgcataatgagtttattCAAAAAGCctttagcttgaatacttttaataccatcggtgtaagcacaatttagatggacggatccgttaggttgacaacctcacccgctataaaaactgtagtGCAttaactttgaacattaaatacatttgaacaagtgtataacattttacgaggtaaggtcgggtatagtggcttctatactcgggtcattgctagtattcaggtgctcggtttatgcaaacgatagaatctcgtggtcaaggaaactaaattatttttctgataactgtttttcagatactgttacattactttaaacctgtagattcaccaatatTATTTGTTGAcccgtttttgcgtgttgttattctcaggtccttaagaggtatgcttccgctgtgtttgctgcatgactggcc from Rutidosis leptorrhynchoides isolate AG116_Rl617_1_P2 chromosome 9, CSIRO_AGI_Rlap_v1, whole genome shotgun sequence harbors:
- the LOC139868676 gene encoding ethylene-responsive transcription factor ERN1-like; the protein is MVKKRKQVTDQEHSSEISFTLNGIVSEAVLTFGGPHQTRKKYLGVRQRPSGRWVAEIKDTIQKVRVWLGTFDTAEQAARAYDEAARLLRGANTRTNFRPSSQPFSTKSKITSLILHRLEARNNSVAAVTSLQTTLKRAVNHNADVAKPEEIGENKLNFSDTCNTSDRYSNTVYESSVPIQVDRSDDNKVASCSGGDTSEEEEEEAAAEGFNLNITDKIGSVCNFSPFEMAQEIAFDPVQDGKEEPLTISESMRRMQYERKFSASLYAYHGITECLGRKFGP